In a single window of the Actinomycetota bacterium genome:
- a CDS encoding sugar dehydrogenase, translating to MAATAPAARAATLPTGFQETTVFSGLTNPTAVRFAPNGRVFVAEKRGVIKVFDSLTDTSPDVFADLNVNVYNFWDRGLLGMALDPN from the coding sequence GTGGCCGCGACGGCGCCGGCGGCGCGGGCGGCGACCCTGCCCACCGGCTTCCAGGAGACGACCGTGTTCAGCGGGCTGACGAACCCCACCGCAGTCCGCTTCGCCCCCAACGGGCGGGTCTTCGTCGCCGAGAAGCGCGGGGTCATCAAGGTCTTCGACTCCCTCACTGACACCAGCCCGGACGTGTTTGCCGACCTCAACGTCAACGTCTACAACTTCTGGGACCGGGGGCTGCTGGGGATGGCCCTTGACCCGAATT